One genomic segment of Pseudoalteromonas sp. GCY includes these proteins:
- a CDS encoding DEAD/DEAH box helicase: MTFSELQLHPHLLSAITELGFASPTPIQEKSIPLLLSGFDLIASAQTGTGKTAAFMLPILHSMLIGATQGEKSVRALILTPTRELAQQVAEHTEKLVVNTNLNVVCLYGGANIGPQEKRLRAGVDIVVATPGRLLDHLIKGTLTLKNIQHLVFDEADRMLDMGFMGEIKRIMRTMPLKRQTLLFSATVDDAVLSQVKPWLNDPKRVGVESQNSTASTVTQTFYSVDEDRKRELISHLIGKNNWHQVLVFTRTKNSADSYAKELNKDGLKTAAIHGDKSQGARDKALSQFKSGEIRVLVATDVAARGIDIDSLNYVFNAELPYVAEDYVHRIGRSGRAGQNGQATSLVSIDEQWLLEEIEIFLDERFAPQWLPGYEPDLTKEPKDTRRNSGKSKKQRDKKRILGTRSKRRRK, from the coding sequence ATGACATTTAGCGAGTTACAACTTCACCCGCACCTACTAAGCGCAATTACTGAGCTTGGATTTGCCTCACCCACGCCAATTCAAGAAAAGAGTATTCCACTTCTGCTCAGTGGTTTTGATTTAATTGCAAGTGCCCAAACTGGAACCGGTAAGACTGCTGCCTTCATGCTACCTATTTTGCACTCCATGCTGATAGGCGCCACGCAAGGTGAGAAATCGGTTAGGGCATTGATACTAACGCCGACTCGTGAGCTGGCACAGCAGGTTGCAGAGCATACTGAAAAGTTAGTGGTGAACACCAACTTAAATGTCGTGTGCTTATATGGCGGTGCAAATATTGGCCCGCAAGAAAAGCGCTTAAGAGCGGGTGTTGACATAGTGGTTGCGACGCCAGGGCGTTTACTTGACCACCTAATCAAAGGCACATTAACACTCAAAAATATTCAACACTTGGTCTTCGATGAAGCAGATCGCATGTTAGATATGGGGTTTATGGGGGAAATTAAGCGGATCATGCGCACTATGCCGCTTAAGCGTCAAACGTTGCTATTTTCAGCTACGGTTGACGATGCTGTGTTATCCCAAGTAAAGCCTTGGTTGAACGACCCTAAACGAGTAGGTGTTGAATCCCAGAACAGCACCGCAAGCACAGTTACGCAAACTTTCTATTCGGTAGACGAAGATCGCAAACGTGAATTGATCTCCCACTTGATTGGCAAAAATAATTGGCATCAGGTACTGGTGTTTACTCGCACAAAAAATAGTGCTGATAGCTACGCAAAAGAATTGAATAAGGATGGCCTTAAAACCGCAGCGATCCACGGTGATAAGTCCCAAGGTGCGCGTGACAAAGCGCTATCTCAATTCAAATCAGGTGAAATTCGCGTCTTGGTCGCAACGGATGTAGCAGCTCGTGGCATTGACATTGACTCGCTAAACTATGTCTTCAATGCTGAGTTACCCTATGTTGCTGAAGACTATGTGCACCGTATCGGCCGTAGTGGTCGTGCTGGACAAAACGGCCAAGCTACTTCGCTTGTGAGTATTGATGAACAGTGGCTACTAGAAGAAATAGAAATTTTCTTAGATGAGCGATTTGCGCCGCAATGGCTGCCAGGCTATGAACCTGATTTAACCAAAGAGCCTAAAGACACTCGCCGTAATTCTGGTAAGTCTAAGAAGCAAAGAGACAAAAAGCGTATTCTAGGAACAAGAAGCAAACGTAGAAGGAAGTAA
- a CDS encoding LTA synthase family protein, producing MNKVHFSTPYAKPFMVFFLSLLMILTLSRLGLSAWMLERMTGSDPLTFVISGLRVDLSTTAYLAIPLLLLMVTHYFIRKPLKPLLTTLVTGYIALGITFVLLLEAATPAFILQYDIRPNRLFIEYLIYPKEVISMLLSGHLGTVIFTLLLCTLALITTLKYFPRIGNDVPSKRNMAISTFCSLICLALLARGTLGHRPLNPATVYFSQDALVNSLTINSAYSVAFAAKNMSSEKSASALYGSLSKEKVFNTVRRASYRQGFISNTLPTLATNPAYHQGKKKNLVIILEESLGARFVSSLGGANLTPELDKLYQEGWGLENLYATGTRSVRGIEAVITGFVPSPSRSVVKLSKSQQQFCTLADILAKENYTTQFIYGGESHFDNMKSFFLGNGFQRIVDFDDIENPEFVTSWGASDEDLFNQADKELTQLSEEEKPFFSLIFTSSNHDPFEIPDGKIMLPTNHQSDKPARDLAIKYADYALGKFIYKAKRSRYWQDTVFLVVADHDVRVFGSEPVPIKSFHIPAVILNSDFNQKQDKRLVSQIDLPVTLLSLIGVERPTPMLGFDLTKQYPVQRAMMQYYDNFAYIEDDKAAILMPGNKVSYWQYDTATKMQKPLVNTMHTADLKEKALSHVLFSNLAYQEQIYRLKE from the coding sequence ATGAACAAAGTACACTTTTCGACTCCTTATGCAAAACCTTTCATGGTGTTTTTCCTTTCCTTGTTGATGATTTTGACGCTTAGCCGTTTAGGACTATCGGCTTGGATGTTAGAGAGAATGACTGGCTCTGACCCTTTGACCTTTGTGATATCGGGCCTGCGAGTTGATTTGAGTACTACCGCTTATCTCGCGATACCGCTCTTATTGTTAATGGTCACGCACTATTTTATACGCAAACCATTGAAGCCTTTACTTACTACGCTAGTAACGGGGTATATTGCATTGGGTATTACATTTGTCCTACTACTCGAAGCTGCAACTCCTGCATTTATTTTGCAATACGACATCAGACCGAACCGTTTATTTATTGAGTATCTGATTTACCCCAAAGAAGTTATTTCAATGTTGTTGAGTGGTCACTTGGGCACTGTGATATTCACCCTACTTTTATGTACTTTGGCTTTAATAACCACCTTGAAGTATTTTCCTCGCATTGGCAACGATGTGCCATCAAAACGGAATATGGCTATCTCTACTTTTTGTAGTCTTATCTGTTTAGCGCTATTAGCGAGAGGTACTCTGGGTCATAGACCACTAAACCCTGCTACCGTCTACTTCTCACAAGATGCATTGGTTAATTCGTTGACCATCAACTCTGCTTATAGTGTTGCGTTCGCAGCAAAAAATATGAGCAGCGAAAAAAGTGCCAGTGCGCTTTATGGTTCGCTATCCAAAGAAAAGGTTTTTAATACAGTAAGAAGAGCAAGTTACAGACAAGGTTTTATCTCAAATACACTTCCTACCCTAGCCACTAATCCGGCATACCATCAGGGTAAAAAGAAAAATTTAGTGATTATCTTAGAAGAAAGCTTAGGCGCGCGTTTTGTAAGCTCGCTAGGGGGAGCAAATCTAACCCCAGAGTTAGATAAACTGTATCAAGAAGGCTGGGGGCTGGAGAACCTCTACGCAACGGGCACCCGATCGGTTCGCGGAATTGAAGCCGTGATCACCGGCTTTGTACCCTCACCGTCACGCTCCGTCGTTAAGCTTTCAAAGTCTCAGCAACAGTTTTGTACGTTGGCGGATATTTTAGCCAAAGAAAACTATACCACACAGTTTATTTACGGTGGCGAAAGCCACTTCGATAACATGAAAAGCTTCTTCTTAGGAAATGGCTTTCAACGTATCGTTGACTTTGATGATATTGAAAACCCGGAATTTGTTACGTCTTGGGGCGCCAGCGACGAAGATCTGTTTAATCAAGCGGATAAAGAACTAACTCAGCTGAGTGAAGAAGAAAAGCCATTTTTTAGTTTGATCTTTACATCTAGCAATCACGACCCGTTTGAAATTCCTGACGGAAAAATAATGTTACCAACAAATCACCAAAGTGATAAACCTGCGCGAGATCTCGCTATCAAGTACGCTGACTATGCACTCGGAAAGTTTATTTATAAAGCCAAGCGAAGTCGTTATTGGCAAGATACTGTCTTTTTAGTCGTTGCAGATCATGATGTCAGGGTGTTTGGATCCGAGCCCGTCCCCATTAAGTCTTTTCATATTCCAGCCGTTATTTTGAATTCAGACTTTAATCAAAAACAAGATAAAAGATTGGTTAGCCAAATTGATTTACCTGTCACTTTGCTTTCTTTAATAGGGGTTGAGCGCCCAACGCCTATGCTTGGTTTTGACTTAACCAAACAATACCCAGTGCAAAGAGCGATGATGCAATATTACGATAATTTTGCCTATATTGAAGATGACAAAGCCGCCATTTTGATGCCAGGAAACAAAGTGAGTTATTGGCAGTATGACACGGCGACTAAGATGCAAAAACCACTGGTGAATACAATGCACACCGCTGATTTGAAAGAAAAAGCACTATCTCATGTATTATTTAGTAATTTGGCCTATCAGGAGCAAATTTATCGATTAAAAGAGTAA
- a CDS encoding response regulator transcription factor, translating into MNVLLIEDSESLRRSLTLGLSKLGFTVDDTADGSSGLSMALMDHYDVIILDIMLPSLDGISVLKALRQQKNDTRVLVLSAKSQPEDRVLGLLSGADDYLAKPFSFDELHARLLTLMRRGAFKQDGDEIVHGFLTIDLQLKLALIAGQRIDLTPNEYKILECLFTNQNKIITPEKLSTYITGNFDSVSKNAIEAHLSSLRKKVKALGQCLPIKTKRGFGYYVEQLP; encoded by the coding sequence ATGAATGTATTACTGATAGAAGATTCCGAGTCCTTGCGTCGCAGCTTAACCTTAGGGCTCTCTAAACTGGGCTTTACGGTAGATGATACGGCGGACGGCTCTAGCGGTTTGAGTATGGCGCTGATGGATCACTATGATGTAATTATTTTAGATATCATGTTGCCCAGTTTGGATGGCATAAGTGTGCTTAAAGCGCTAAGACAACAGAAGAATGACACTCGAGTGTTGGTGTTGTCAGCAAAGTCACAACCTGAAGACCGAGTGCTGGGTTTATTAAGTGGTGCAGACGACTATCTCGCCAAGCCCTTTTCGTTTGATGAGCTGCATGCACGGCTATTAACGCTAATGAGAAGAGGGGCATTTAAACAAGATGGTGATGAAATCGTGCATGGTTTCTTAACCATTGATTTGCAGCTAAAGTTGGCGTTAATTGCGGGGCAGCGGATAGACTTAACACCCAATGAGTATAAAATTTTGGAATGTTTGTTTACTAATCAAAATAAGATTATTACACCAGAAAAATTGAGCACTTATATTACCGGCAATTTCGATAGCGTGTCGAAAAATGCCATCGAAGCTCACCTTTCTTCGCTACGCAAAAAGGTCAAAGCGCTGGGTCAATGCTTGCCAATTAAAACTAAACGCGGGTTTGGATATTATGTTGAGCAACTACCATGA
- a CDS encoding phosphoethanolamine transferase, whose translation MFKFLKHISPSSYTSLMVLATLYCTIAFNSLFIIKVFNVSTIQDWSDWLFLASVPMLLFFMTLLLFSWFSLITFVRPFLFITIVLSSVLLYASINYGVIFDKSMMQNVIETDTGEAFSYLNINLVLFVLTLGLIPAYLMTKNKIRQPLKQRLKSFILINFVSITFISLIAFSFYQNYASVGRNNKEVASYITPFSFYIAGYKYLRDNYFYPPLPFRLLDKTPALASKSGANITVVVVGETARASNFSHGGYKIDTNEYTKQDGIKYFSNMSSCGTATAISVPCMFSRLDRAHYNSRLAQSQDNVLDVIHRAGAEVFWIDNNSSCKGVCNRVENYRIDTNKDNPLCDGKYCFDEVLIPSLMTTINNAQTSNIVVVLHMIGSHGPTYYRRYPKTQQKFLPDCQRSDIQNCTPQELVNTYDNTIAYTDLVLHKIITQLSSLDAETVNMLYVSDHGESLGETGLYLHGFPYRLAPKEQTQIPMIYWSNRLTNKNYSGCIDAVKQQPLSHDNIYDTLLGLTQVNSKTYQSKNDIFATCRTQLLANNGETNAF comes from the coding sequence ATGTTTAAATTTTTAAAACATATCTCCCCATCAAGCTATACCAGCCTGATGGTTCTCGCCACACTTTATTGTACCATTGCTTTTAATAGCCTATTTATTATCAAAGTCTTTAATGTTTCTACAATACAGGACTGGTCCGATTGGCTATTTTTAGCGTCTGTCCCTATGCTTTTGTTTTTCATGACACTGTTACTATTTAGTTGGTTTTCTTTAATCACCTTTGTACGGCCTTTTTTATTTATCACCATTGTGCTATCCAGTGTGTTGCTATACGCATCAATAAACTACGGCGTCATATTTGATAAAAGCATGATGCAAAACGTTATTGAAACAGACACGGGGGAAGCATTTTCATATTTAAATATAAATCTAGTTCTTTTCGTACTAACTTTGGGTTTAATTCCTGCTTATTTAATGACAAAAAACAAAATCAGGCAGCCACTAAAGCAAAGACTAAAATCCTTTATTCTCATTAATTTTGTTTCAATTACCTTCATCTCTTTGATAGCCTTTAGCTTTTATCAAAACTATGCCTCCGTTGGTAGAAACAATAAAGAAGTCGCAAGCTATATCACGCCATTTTCATTTTATATTGCAGGATATAAATACCTGAGAGATAACTATTTTTATCCTCCATTACCATTTCGATTACTAGATAAAACACCTGCTTTAGCTTCCAAGTCAGGTGCTAATATTACCGTTGTCGTTGTTGGTGAAACTGCACGTGCAAGCAACTTTTCACATGGAGGCTATAAAATAGATACTAACGAATACACTAAACAGGACGGCATCAAATATTTCAGTAACATGTCATCTTGTGGCACAGCGACAGCAATTTCAGTACCCTGTATGTTTTCACGGCTAGATAGAGCACATTACAATAGCCGTCTTGCTCAGAGCCAAGATAACGTGCTTGATGTGATCCACAGGGCTGGCGCCGAAGTGTTTTGGATAGACAATAATAGTAGTTGTAAAGGTGTATGTAATCGGGTTGAGAATTATCGGATTGATACTAACAAGGATAACCCGCTGTGCGACGGTAAGTATTGCTTTGATGAGGTACTAATCCCATCACTTATGACTACCATAAACAACGCGCAAACAAGCAATATTGTTGTTGTCTTACATATGATTGGCTCGCATGGCCCAACTTATTACCGCCGCTACCCTAAAACGCAGCAAAAATTCCTCCCAGATTGCCAGCGTAGCGATATCCAAAATTGTACGCCTCAAGAATTAGTGAACACCTATGACAATACCATCGCTTACACAGATTTAGTGTTGCACAAAATCATTACACAACTGTCTTCGTTAGACGCAGAAACAGTCAACATGCTCTATGTTTCCGATCATGGCGAATCACTTGGTGAAACCGGATTATATTTACATGGCTTTCCATATCGTCTAGCACCTAAAGAGCAAACTCAGATCCCGATGATTTACTGGAGTAACCGCCTAACAAATAAAAACTATAGTGGTTGCATTGACGCTGTAAAACAGCAACCCCTTTCCCATGACAATATCTACGATACGTTACTTGGCTTAACCCAAGTTAATTCGAAAACCTATCAGTCTAAAAATGACATATTCGCAACCTGTCGAACTCAATTACTCGCAAATAATGGAGAAACTAATGCATTTTGA
- a CDS encoding diacylglycerol kinase → MHFDNTNKPTGAKRLLLALGHSFRAFNWLTKNESAFRQELILLLVTIILLFTLELSLYERVMLFCATLFVMFAEIVNTAIEATIDRVGLEIHPLSGLAKDLGSAGVLIAIIVFICIWGSCLYQNLY, encoded by the coding sequence ATGCATTTTGATAACACCAATAAGCCGACTGGAGCAAAACGACTATTGCTGGCGCTTGGACACTCATTTAGAGCGTTTAATTGGCTCACAAAAAATGAATCCGCCTTTCGGCAAGAGCTTATTCTACTGCTGGTTACTATCATTTTGCTATTTACACTTGAACTTTCACTCTATGAGCGCGTTATGTTGTTTTGTGCAACGCTGTTTGTGATGTTTGCAGAGATAGTGAATACCGCTATTGAAGCAACAATTGATAGAGTCGGTTTAGAAATCCATCCACTGTCGGGGCTTGCCAAGGACTTGGGCTCTGCTGGCGTGTTGATCGCGATTATCGTTTTTATCTGCATCTGGGGCAGCTGTTTATATCAAAACCTCTACTAG